A DNA window from Drosophila biarmipes strain raj3 chromosome 2R, RU_DBia_V1.1, whole genome shotgun sequence contains the following coding sequences:
- the LOC127011015 gene encoding uncharacterized protein LOC127011015, producing MRKYLRSFNLAEDKIAEGFNGFFAFWREAADKTNHMYCNISSYWNIALNQDENEIFRHNFRKLDEVVARHPEAAANYLAMQLLYSFDAHLKDTQFQRDYCISTMRTSMWFLFKKFYVTGVLY from the coding sequence ATGCGCAAATACCTAAGGTCCTTTAACCTGGCAGAGGACAAAATCGCAGAAGGTTTCAACGGTTTTTTTGCCTTCTGGCGAGAAGCAGCAGACAAGACGAACCATATGTACTGCAACATTTCGAGTTACTGGAATATTGCCTTGAACCAGGacgaaaatgaaatatttagaCACAACTTTAGAAAGTTGGACGAGGTGGTTGCCCGGCACCCCGAGGCGGCGGCCAACTACCTGGCCATGCAACTGCTCTACTCCTTCGACGCCCATCTGAAGGACACCCAGTTCCAAAGAGATTATTGCATCTCTACGATGCGGACTTCCATGTGGTTCCTGTTCAAAAAATTCTATGTTACAGGAGTACTTTACTGA
- the LOC108030454 gene encoding bomanin Short 3-like, with protein MKLLSVAFLLGLLALASATPLNPGNVIINGDCRVCNVRGD; from the exons ATGAAGCTGCTCTCGGTCGCATTTCTTTTGGGCCTTCTGGCTCTGGCCAGTG CCACTCCCCTTAATCCCGGCAATGTGATCATCAACGGCGACTGCAGGGTTTGCAATGTTCGCGGCGATTAA